From Papilio machaon chromosome 2, ilPapMach1.1, whole genome shotgun sequence, the proteins below share one genomic window:
- the LOC106716887 gene encoding filaggrin-2, producing MAKAFLLLIGICAYAVQGSVIRNEETVVKRQARSPAPCDGCDSPGVPAPPPPPPPPGIPPVFHTEQWSGLTHSNGGHGVFSGAAASIDGGTQSDSQAFSLASATGGDDEKKGTVAPELLSNRFGFDKDSDSFGQSSGGDFGGQGVGFGGGKKISGSKSSFKESHFSIQSGGLQFEKGSGFKDGDIFHHQQFYTPGRGHRGFEGTRNIHGGFGAGSASQSSSFASSGSNKDDAGAIHFEGQHSERGDLNSQFDHLHSGSGLGGSSSSASSASSTFTGNQQQQSGFGSGIQGSGFGSTGRLEDGSLGFGSQNAQFGQSGSGYHSFDKSKGFSTNEQQQQQNLQIGSQRGFGSDSASGHQHSGFGSGGHFEGESSAFGSQNSHFGQSGSGNGQSNGFDANEQQQQINGHFGQLQSGSGYVAGSASSASSASSGNRQQQQLNLGSQTGFGSNDGAQGQEAGFGSAGHLTGGNSGGHYEQQGSSFNSFGNGFTDNGQQQQQQQQLQHGSQTGFESSSGSQGQGAGFGSSGQLAGESSGHYKQQESSFNSFGKSDGFADNRQQQQQQLQLGSQTGFESGAGSQGGLASGSSSSQASGSSSGSFGANQQEQSDLHTGIGGALKLAAQGLKQAQEQNSGCSTCGKSSYALSNAKSHSGSAIALSVAG from the exons ATGGCTAAAGCATTCTTACTTTTAATAGGCATCTGTGCCTACGCTGTCCAAGGATCAGTAATTCGAAATGAAG AGACAGTCGTAAAACGGCAAGCTCGGTCTCCAGCTCCCTGCGACGGATGCGACTCTCCAGGCGTGCCAGCACCGCCCCCACCACCACCCCCGCCAGGTATACCGCCGGTGTTTCATACAGAACAGTGGAGCGGACTGACCCATAGCAATGGTGGACATGGAGTATTCAGTGGTGCAGCCGCTTCCATAGATGGAGGCACACAAAGCGACAGTCAAGCTTTCTCCTTAGCTTCCGCCACTGGGGgtgatgatgaaaaaaaaggAACAGTCGCACCAGAATTATTAAGTAACCGATTTGGTTTCGACAAGGATTCTGATAGTTTTGGTCAATCATCAGGTGGCGACTTCGGCGGACAGGGCGTTGGATTTGGCGGCGGTAAGAAAATCAGCGGCAGCAAGAGCAGTTTTAAGGAATCACATTTCTCGATCCAAAGCGGGGGCCTACAATTTGAAAAAGGCTCTGGTTTCAAAGACGGCGATATTTTTCACCACCAACAATTTTACACGCCTGGACGTGGCCATAGAGGCTTTGAAGGAACCAGAAACATTCATGGAGGGTTCGGTGCTGGATCTGCATCGCAAAGCTCTTCCTTTGCTTCTAGTGGTAGCAACAAAGACGACGCGGGAGCAATTCATTTCGAAGGCCAGCATTCAGAAAGGGGAGATCTAAATTCCCAATTTGATCATTTACATTCTGGATCTGGCTTAGGCGGTAGTTCAAGCAGTGCAAGTAGTGCAAGTTCTACATTTACTGGAAACCAGCAACAACAATCTGGATTTGGAAGCGGAATTCAAGGCTCTGGTTTCGGATCAACAGGACGACTTGAAGATGGTAGTTTAGGATTTGGCAGCCAGAACGCTCAATTTGGTCAATCTGGATCTGGATATCACTCGTTCGATAAAAGCAAAGGATTTTCTACAAACGAACAGCAGCAACAACAAAATTTGCAGATAGGATCACAAAGAGGATTTGGATCTGACAGTGCTAGTGGACATCAACATTCTGGGTTTGGTTCTGGAGGACATTTTGAAGGTGAAAGCTCAGCTTTTGGTAGTCAAAACTCTCATTTTGGACAATCAGGCTCAGGAAACGGTCAGAGCAATGGATTCGATGCAAAcgaacaacaacaacaaattaacGGTCACTTTGGTCAATTACAGTCCGGTTCAGGTTATGTGGCAGGCAGTGCAAGCAGTGCAAGCTCGGCATCCTCTGGAAACCGTCAACAACAACAATTAAACTTAGGATCGCAGACAGGTTTTGGATCCAATGATGGAGCCCAAGGTCAAGAGGCTGGGTTTGGCTCAGCAGGTCATCTCACAGGTGGAAACTCAGGTGGCCACTATGAGCAACAGGGATCAAGTTTCAATTCATTCGGCAACGGTTTTACGGATAACggacaacaacaacaacaacaacaacaactgcAGCATGGATCACAGACAGGTTTTGAGTCTAGCAGTGGAAGCCAAGGTCAAGGGGCTGGGTTCGGCTCATCAGGTCAACTCGCAGGAGAAAGCTCTGGCCACTATAAGCAGCAGGAATCGAGCTTCAATTCATTCGGCAAAAGTGACGGATTTGCGGATAACagacaacaacaacaacaacaactgcAGTTGGGATCGCAGACAGGTTTTGAATCCGGCGCTGGAAGTCAAGGAGGTCTTGCATCTGGATCCAGTTCAAGCCAAGCCAGTGGATCATCTTCTGGAAGTTTCGGTGCCAATCAACAAGAACAGAGCGATCTTCACACAGGTATAGGTGGTGCTTTAAAGCTTGCGGCTCAGGGTTTGAAACAAGCTCAGGAGCAAAATAGCGGCTGTAGCACTTGTGGTAAAAGCAGTTACGCACTTAGCAATGCCAAAAGTCACAGCGGTTCAGCGATTGCCCTCTCCGTAGCCGGTTGA
- the LOC106716861 gene encoding LOW QUALITY PROTEIN: ATP-binding cassette sub-family A member 17-like (The sequence of the model RefSeq protein was modified relative to this genomic sequence to represent the inferred CDS: substituted 1 base at 1 genomic stop codon) codes for MDSKKPRHLHMQRHLKLLIWKSYLQRQRRWPILVIEALFAGVFFITSVFIAKPVFLTPITDAPGPPLTGDAILSSLQNSTILGYAPNTNPYAKVMTRAAALLRIEVVAGSSESDLNNLLYNRSQGSPLNNSVIWVIWKTSDYNIWKFSIKSSERARLEIQSDGKLSPEQHLSTGFLGVQLAVSQAILEHSSATTPKFDLSLVAMPVSPLMLQPAVKRALAGILLCFTVALLPPVLEIEALVVTESVSQFKRALRIRDVSFSSIYVGWLMYAYLTAVPICLLASITLILIFRWIHLLFAFIIVLAYKTVLIMLALIMAMFHNKAWIACTWTTLFTLMQTFISELLVHHKFDIENKALTFVLQVILPPLGLVHAFNEFALLQTGREFDNVVSLVYPILSWLLMIAFYFFLLMTLQRTISFEKAIGGQVPWKTVLFKKSTDINKLHRIESLTGTERDNLQAVDELVAKAISFRNVSKSMMGSVVLSNVTFDVYRGEFSMIIADRIQHKMIVTLTDLFTGLTFADKGTINVLGHELRPGSNFMNVPYMTGFCHRNQCLIHDLTVEEHLILFLEICLWHETNENIIEYSQVRIRQLLKEGDLEDVKNKQIKYLDVYYQAQLCWAIALLLEPRIIILDNFTMMPVYDALIKDKIMRYKKYITIVKFSFTSIKMEFADRVFLFDDKTLIFGGTPAYMFFKYGREYRLRLTFEAGILENEAMPEILRRAQGAGARVRANLGSLLILMVPVFPTASVAAFIKELTIHTKEYGITSMHISVPDSQEVCHRAINESKSRLPLYETIVPQNLSRSALIQIAEYPQWKRKTSGCCGESQIKAFGRKYYAFYAYYKIYFLIMMTSSALAGIAIGIIQSDLLVHLEIDARKSLHGELLNVESRKQNTTLVLRLDNSSAATSVANNYILSDTNSTDAEIDFIEYTAFAEKESLTEYLVTRAIDSPQHYVTLYAYGIEIYDKNDTLKVRVLHSPPHQDSWTAPRSLARTFMALLRHYSGKKDATIQVTDDPLGLDLTRWLTYAGQGPLLEQFLLTLTILHFTYIPSKEHGLIRHMQCHAMNFSPVRYWFTMFLCDLVLYSILVCFMTALTIAVIYLVTPPTYFHIDDLSILPLLIIVYGMGSIPQAYLFSLGPQGALNSMIFIIVNIMLGETAIIAKIQFGEAWSYILQFSSFSPQFNLAHAYDKIKRNFLYNMECGIFESKNLCSMETLHKCCEKCGVLQQCFKRRCYLFDQENGIFIELVAILTTCCVFMIILLLWEYRMIQHLWMFIVKITCYVKYASDPLAFGVQKEKEDAVEKEKILKTDKSXVKTFGEYLLAVDVTKKHIGECIIRHLYLGLEKGEVKAVSGLVLHGRRNLCEILAGYKIPTDGKLWAMSTWEVRRHPHKYARNVALCSNRNPLPPWMTVFEALKLLATLRGVPINHVKHEVENYINSLDLHEKANTFIGDLQPMERTKVHFAAAVVGAPPILIMDEFTAHQKYSVRRAMYFILRQLKKRGHAIVTGSSSVEAHLPMTNRLGILLHGLIYDIDNIDVLVERCGKSGFTVVLHLKDDVDVKAMLYRYFDMFVINDMSEVLVNVQILDSDLTWMTIFEKLEMLVAENATVYTYIVTAIPIDYIYNWILAHETRHAVKEYEAFSFLRKRFERTPKIKPTDETLSKLIPFEQKYNITQLKELPWSVIFQR; via the exons ATGGATTCTAAAAAACCCAGACATCTGCACATGCAGCGCCATTTGAAGCTGCTAATTTGGAAATCTTACCTTCAAAGACA AAGAAGATGGCCGATCTTGGTGATAGAGGCGTTGTTTGCGGgtgtatttttcataacatcaGTATTTATAGCGAAGCCCGTATTCCTAACACCGATCACTGACGCCCCGGGGCCGCCGCTGACAGGTGATGCCATACTCTCCTCGCTACAGAACAGCACAATTCTCGGATACGCGCCCAACACAAATCCCTATGCCAAAGTTATGACAAGAGCTGCAGCTCTATTGAGGATTG AAGTCGTGGCGGGAAGCTCTGAAAGTGATCTcaacaatttattatacaacAGATCGCAAGGATCGCCGCTGAATAATTCTGTAATATGGGTCATATGGAAGACTAGT GATTATAACATCTGGAAGTTCAGTATAAAGAGCTCTGAGCGAGCGCGACTGGAGATCCAGTCGGACGGCAAGCTGTCGCCGGAGCAGCACCTCAGCACTGGCTTCCTCGGCGTCCAGCTCGCCGTTAGCCAGGCCATACTCGAACACAGCTCTGCAACAACGCCCAAGTTTGAT TTGAGCCTGGTAGCGATGCCGGTGTCGCCCCTGATGCTGCAGCCAGCGGTAAAGCGCGCGCTGGCCGGCATCCTGCTCTGCTTCACAGTCGCCCTGCTGCCGCCTGTGCTCGAGATCGAAGCCCTAGTAGTTACTGAGTCCGTGTCACAATTTAAG AGGGCTCTGCGTATCCGCGACGTGTCGTTCTCCTCCATCTATGTGGGGTGGTTGATGTACGCCTACCTAACGGCGGTGCCAATCTGTCTGCTGGCCAGCATCACGCTCATCCTCATCTTCCGCTGGATCCACCTTCTCTTTGCATTCATCATCGTGCTTGCTTACAAGACCGTTTTGATCATGCTCGCTCTCATAATGGCCATGTTTCATAATAAAG CCTGGATAGCCTGCACGTGGACGACGCTGTTTACACTGATGCAGACGTTTATATCGGAGCTACTCGTGCATCACAAATTCGACATAGAGAATAAAGCGCTAACATTCGTGCTCCAAGTCATCCTTCCCCCACTGGGTCTTGTGCACGCCTTCAATGAATTTGCATTGCTTCAAACCGGCC GAGAATTCGATAACGTGGTTTCACTGGTCTATCCTATCTTATCATGGTTGTTGATGATtgcattttacttttttctattGATGACGTTGCAAAGAACTATTAGCTTCGAAAAAGCAATCGGGGGTCAAGTACCTTGGAAAACtgtattatttaagaaaagtacg GACATAAACAAATTGCATCGAATTGAGTCTTTGACTGGAACTGAAAGAGATAACCTTCAAGCTGTCGATGAACTTGTAGCTAAAGCTATCAGTTTTAGAAATGTTTCGAAG agcATGATGGGATCTGTGGTGCTGAGTAACGTGACATTTGACGTGTACCGCGGCGAGTTCTCCATGATCATCGCTGATCGCATTCAACACAAGATGATTGTTACTCTAACCGATCTGTTTACTG GTCTAACGTTCGCGGATAAGGGCACAATCAACGTGCTGGGTCACGAGCTGCGGCCGGGCAGCAACTTCATGAACGTGCCCTATATGACGGGCTTCTGCCACCGTAACCAATGCCTCATACACGACCTCACAGTGGAAGAACATCTCATCTTGTTTCTAGAg ATTTGTCTGTGGCATGAAACGAATGAAAACATTATTGAATATAGTCAAGTACGCATCAGACAGCTCCTGAAGGAAGGAGACTTGGAAGATGTaaagaataaacaaattaaatacctGGATGTGTACTACCAAGCGCAGTTGTGTTGGGCGATTGCACTGCTTTTGGAACCGAGG ATTATTATACTCGACAATTTTACAATGATGCCTGTGTATGACGCATTAATCAAGGATAAAATAAtg cgCTACAAGAAGTATATAACAATCGTGAAGTTCTCGTTTACCAGTATTAAAATGGAGTTTGCGGATAGAGTATTCTTATTTGACGACAAAACTCTCATCTTCGGTGGCACGCCAGCGTACATGTTCTTTAAATATG GTCGGGAATACCGATTAAGACTGACATTTGAAGCGGGAATATTGGAGAATGAAGCAATGCCTGAGATATTGCGCAGGGCACAGGGGGCAGGCGCGCGAGTACGGGCCAATTTAGGTTCTCTTCTCATCCTCATGGTACCCGTCTTCCCCACCGCTAGCGTCGCTGCCTTCATCAAAGAACTAACAATACATACTAAGGAGTATGGCATCACCTCCATGCACATCAGCGTTCCGGACTCGCAAGAAGTTTGTCACAG ggcCATCAATGAATCAAAATCACGATTACCGCTGTATGAAACAATCGTACCACAAAATTTATCAAGAAGTGCCTTGATACAAATCGCTG agTATCCGCAGTGGAAGAGAAAGACATCAGGTTGCTGTGGAGAATCACAAATTAAAGCTTTCggtagaaaatattacgcatTTTATGCTTACTACAAAATCTACTTTCTAATAATG atGACGTCATCGGCCCTAGCCGGCATTGCAATTGGCATTATACAATCCGATTTACTCGTTCACTTAGAGATCGATGCAAGGAAGTCTTTACACGGTGAA CTTTTAAACGTTGAATCGAGAAAACAGAACACTACATTGGTACTTCGTCTCGATAATTCGAGCGCCGCTACTTCAGTTGCTAACAA CTACATTCTTTCAGATACAAATTCCACGGATGCAGAAATTGATTTCATTGAATATACAGCTTTTGCAGAAAAAGAG AGTCTGACGGAGTACCTCGTGACCCGCGCGATCGACTCTCCCCAACATTACGTCACTCTGTATGCATACGGCATCGaaatatatgataaaaatgacaccCTGAAA GTGCGTGTCCTTCATAGTCCTCCTCACCAAGATTCTTGGACGGCGCCGAGATCTCTCGCTCGCACTTTCATGGCACTCTTACGTCACTACAGTGGCAAAAAGGATGCTACCATACAAGTTACTGATGATCCGTTAGGCTTGGATCTAACACGG tgGTTGACGTACGCTGGGCAAGGCCCACTGCTGGAACAATTTTTACTCACTCTAACCATTTTGCACTTTACTTACATACCTTCGAAGGAGCATGGTTTGATCCGTCACATGCAG TGCCACGCTATGAACTTTTCACCGGTTCGCTACTGGTTCACGATGTTCCTATGCGATCTGGTGCTGTACAGCATCCTGGTGTGCTTTATGACGGCACTGACTATTGCAGTCATATATCTCGTCACGCCGCCTACATATTTCCACATCGATGATTTGT CTATACTCCCACTATTGATAATTGTGTATGGAATGGGCAGCATTCCACAAGCTTACCTCTTCAGTTTGGGTCCCCAAGGCGCACTCAACtctatgatttttataattgtcaaCATTATGTTAG GAGAAACGGCCATTATAGCCAAAATTCAATTCGGAGAAGCGTGgagttatattttacaattctcGAGCTTTTCGCCTCAATTCAACTTGGCGCATGcgtatgataaaataaaaagaaacttccTTTACAATATGGAATGCGGTATATTTGAATCAAAAAACCTTTGTTCAATGGAAACTTTACACAAGTGTTgcg AGAAATGCGGTGTCCTTCAACAATGCTTCAAACGACGATGTTATCTCTTCGACCAAGAGAATGGAATCTTTATAGAGCTGGTGGCAATATTGACAACATGCTGTGTATTTATGATCATCCTGTTGCTATGGGAATACAGGATGATACAACACTTATGGATGTTTATTGTCAAGATAACTTGTTATGTCAAATATGCGTCAGATCCGTTGGCGTTTGGAGTGCAAAAGGAAAAGGAGGATGCTGTGGAGAAAGAAAAGATTCTTAAAACAGATAAGAGTTA GGTTAAAACATTTGGCGAGTACTTACTCGCAGTGGATGTGACAAAGAAGCATATCGGCGAGTGTATAATCCGTCACCTATACCTGGGCCTGGAGAAGGGGGAGGTGAAGGCCGTATCGGGTTTGGTGCTGCACGGCAGGAGGAACCTCTGCGAGATACTGGCAGGATACAAAATACCCACAGATGGGAAACTCTGGGCCATGTCCACCTGGGAAGTACGCAGGCATCCACATAag TACGCCAGGAACGTTGCACTCTGTTCAAACCGCAATCCCCTGCCGCCCTGGATGACAGTGTTTGAAGCACTGAAGCTGCTCGCAACACTGCGCGGCGTTCCCATCAATCACGTCAAACATGAAGtggaaaattacattaattctcTTG ATCTACATGAAAAAGCAAACACGTTCATTGGTGATTTACAACCAATGGAACGCACCAAAGTGCATTTCGCGGCGGCTGTGGTGGGCGCCCCACCCATATTAATTATGGATGAATTCACCGCACATCAGAAGTATTCTGTCAGGAGAGCTATGTACTTTATATTGCGACAGTTGAAGAAAAGAGGCCATGCCATTGTTACGGGTTCCAGTAG CGTGGAAGCTCACTTGCCAATGACGAATCGCTTAGGCATTCTTCTGCATGGTTTAATCTATGACATAGACAATATAGATGTTTTGGTGGAACGTTGCGGTAAAAGTGGTTTTACAGTTGTACTGCATCTTAAAGATGATGTCGACGTCAAGGCTATGCTCTACAGATATTTCGATATGTTTGTTATCAATGACATGTCCGAG GTCCTCGTAAACGTTCAGATACTAGATTCAGACCTCACGTGGATGACGATCTTCGAAAAGTTGGAGATGCTGGTGGCAGAAAACGCTACTGTATACACTTACATAGTAACAGCGATACCTATCGATTACATATACAACTGGATCTTAGCTCACGAAACACGTCACGCCGTCAAAGAATATGAAGCATTTTCGTTCCTGAGAAAACGGTTCGAGCGCACTCCGAAGATAAAACCAACAGATGAAACATTGAGCAAGTTAATCCCATTCGAACAGAAATATAACATAACTCAATTGAAAGAGCTACCATGGTCAGTCATTTTCCAACGATAA
- the LOC106716948 gene encoding BLOC-1-related complex subunit 8 homolog, producing MAFVYQGDSELETKARKAAERISENMHIVANEPSLALYRLQEHVRKALPPMVERRVEVTKLQHELQGRCYDVEYALSAVKSMDGAANSFKNIQEMLKQSIYLKQQLKYEESRRNKKDTSSVYKRLSAHIVLDLPDLSDFSMVRETTNRIENMMAHARGSNNELQRSHTTLH from the exons ATGGCCTTTGTTTATCAAGGTGATTCCGAATTAGAAACCAAGGCTAGAAAAG CTGCAGAAAGGATTTCTGAGAACATGCACATAGTAGCAAATGAGCCATCGTTGGCACTTTATAGACTCCAAGAACACGTAAGGAAAGCTCTACCTCCCATGGTAGAAAGACGAGTTGAAGTAACTAAATTACAGCATGAGTTACAAGGAAGATGTTATGACGTTGAATATGCATTGAG TGCTGTCAAATCAATGGATGGTGCAGCAAACAGTTTCAAGAATATTCAAGAGATGTTGAAACAATCTATATATCTTAAGCAACAATTGAAGTATGAGGAAAGTaggagaaataaaaaagataccAGTTCTGTCTACAAACGTCTCTCTGCCCATATAGTTTTAGATTTACCAGACTTGTCTGATTTCTCTATGGTTCGTGAAACCACTAATAGAATTGAAAACATGATGGCACATGCCAGAGGTTCAAATAATGAGTTGCAAAGATCACACACCACATTACATTAG
- the LOC106716863 gene encoding epidermal retinol dehydrogenase 2 isoform X1: protein MEFVLKIGTQLMGNTIGTVLNPMFPFKMLLRSYSLCILIVDVMWVVVNTNYAILQAVYGFFNPPPLKSLQTETALIIGSGRGVGRQIAIQLSELGTVVLCVDKNITNNEDTVKLIRSRGGKAYIYECDIIRKENVTEMSEQVKKDVGFVSMLFYCCGIPSPRSLMTQPSQDIHETLDLTLTSYFWLIENFMPEMKERNHGHIVALTSVAGLSYIKDQMPFSVAQFAVQGLAESLMEHLRINKTDGVYVTLTHIYPFIVDENSDLRLRISSYFGTITPEKAAKSILDSVRRNYPEASVPKHLLYLGHILRILPRKATVLIRDLLDTGVDFA, encoded by the exons ATggaatttgtattaaaaata ggAACACAACTGATGGGGAACACAATTGGAACTGTTTTGAATCCTATGTTTCCATTCAAAATGTTACTCCGTTCTTATTccctttgtattttaattgtgGATGTGATGTGGGTAGTTGTTAATACTAACTATGCAATACTTCAAGCAGTGTATGGTTTCTTTAATCCTCCTCCATTAAAATCTTTACAGACAGAGACTGCCCTG atTATAGGATCAGGGCGAGGAGTTGGTCGTCAGATTGCTATTCAATTATCTGAACTCGGGACTGTGGTACTTTGTGTTGATAAGAACATAACAAACAATGAAGACACAGTGAAACTAATAAGGAGTAGAGGTGGAAAAGcttatatttatgaatgtgatataataagaaaagaaaatgtgACAGAAATGTCTGAACAAGTGAAGAAAGATGTTGGTTTTGTGAGCATGTTGTTTTACTGCTGTGGTATTCCTAGTCCGCGGTCTTTGATGACGCAACCTTCGCAAGATATACATGAGACTTTGGACCTCACATTGACTTCATATTTCTGG ctTATAGAGAACTTCATGCCTGAAATGAAAGAAAGGAATCACGGACATATAGTGGCATTGACCTCTGTTGCTGGTCTGAGCTACATTAAGGATCAGATGCCTTTCAGTGTAGCGCAGTTCGCTGTGCAAGGACTTGCCGAGTCACTGATGGAGCATTTGAGGATCAATAAGACTGATGGTGTATATGTCACATTGACACACATCTATCCATTCATTGTAGACGAAAATTCAGATTTAAGATTAAG gATTTCAAGTTATTTTGGAACGATAACACCGGAAAAAGCGGCCAAGTCTATATTGGACAGTGTCCGTCGTAACTACCCGGAAGCGTCTGTTCCCAAACATCTTCTCTACCTCGGCCACATTCTTAGGATACTACCAAGGAAAGCTACAGTATTAATTAGAGACCTACTCGATACAGGAGTCGATTTCGCATAA
- the LOC106716863 gene encoding epidermal retinol dehydrogenase 2 isoform X2 has product MGNTIGTVLNPMFPFKMLLRSYSLCILIVDVMWVVVNTNYAILQAVYGFFNPPPLKSLQTETALIIGSGRGVGRQIAIQLSELGTVVLCVDKNITNNEDTVKLIRSRGGKAYIYECDIIRKENVTEMSEQVKKDVGFVSMLFYCCGIPSPRSLMTQPSQDIHETLDLTLTSYFWLIENFMPEMKERNHGHIVALTSVAGLSYIKDQMPFSVAQFAVQGLAESLMEHLRINKTDGVYVTLTHIYPFIVDENSDLRLRISSYFGTITPEKAAKSILDSVRRNYPEASVPKHLLYLGHILRILPRKATVLIRDLLDTGVDFA; this is encoded by the exons ATGGGGAACACAATTGGAACTGTTTTGAATCCTATGTTTCCATTCAAAATGTTACTCCGTTCTTATTccctttgtattttaattgtgGATGTGATGTGGGTAGTTGTTAATACTAACTATGCAATACTTCAAGCAGTGTATGGTTTCTTTAATCCTCCTCCATTAAAATCTTTACAGACAGAGACTGCCCTG atTATAGGATCAGGGCGAGGAGTTGGTCGTCAGATTGCTATTCAATTATCTGAACTCGGGACTGTGGTACTTTGTGTTGATAAGAACATAACAAACAATGAAGACACAGTGAAACTAATAAGGAGTAGAGGTGGAAAAGcttatatttatgaatgtgatataataagaaaagaaaatgtgACAGAAATGTCTGAACAAGTGAAGAAAGATGTTGGTTTTGTGAGCATGTTGTTTTACTGCTGTGGTATTCCTAGTCCGCGGTCTTTGATGACGCAACCTTCGCAAGATATACATGAGACTTTGGACCTCACATTGACTTCATATTTCTGG ctTATAGAGAACTTCATGCCTGAAATGAAAGAAAGGAATCACGGACATATAGTGGCATTGACCTCTGTTGCTGGTCTGAGCTACATTAAGGATCAGATGCCTTTCAGTGTAGCGCAGTTCGCTGTGCAAGGACTTGCCGAGTCACTGATGGAGCATTTGAGGATCAATAAGACTGATGGTGTATATGTCACATTGACACACATCTATCCATTCATTGTAGACGAAAATTCAGATTTAAGATTAAG gATTTCAAGTTATTTTGGAACGATAACACCGGAAAAAGCGGCCAAGTCTATATTGGACAGTGTCCGTCGTAACTACCCGGAAGCGTCTGTTCCCAAACATCTTCTCTACCTCGGCCACATTCTTAGGATACTACCAAGGAAAGCTACAGTATTAATTAGAGACCTACTCGATACAGGAGTCGATTTCGCATAA